The proteins below are encoded in one region of Bombus vancouverensis nearcticus chromosome 8, iyBomVanc1_principal, whole genome shotgun sequence:
- the Rsph9 gene encoding radial spoke head protein 9 — MECLKLLETLDIFGYAGICVGTENSQLLQNSLIILQQENHFQKCYYWGKIYGVRNDYHIAFGFEKDCLNDQVYYYSTDGLNWLLLPKANKCARFLTPLTINKFEGDPSIATNVYNVNPPFPPNEDPKKYYDGPIPKELKEEDRLAATIEIIREDAIIIPRGAWFKCPNGNVIENLSFEGLSVTDASYLKSYLHARSPQQKWNTNLLTRPDYNYAIDFLDTIDMDVPSGCWNLQFLHGKQSVILHSLFWPGMTFYHKLHSPHYGFLYFGHGKKNMDIVFML; from the exons ATGGAATGTCTAAAACTTTTAGAAACTCTAGATATCTTTGGTTACGCTGGCATATGCGTGGGAACAGAAAACTCACAGCTATTACAAAATTCTCTCATAATATTGCAACAAGAAAATCATTTTCAAAAGTGTTATTATTGGGGTAAAATCTATGGGGTTCGAAATGATTATCATATTGCGTTTGGTTTTGAAAAAGATTGCTTGAACGATCAAGTATATTACTACAG TACGGATGGCTTAAATTGGTTATTACTACCGAAAGCAAATAAATGTGCACGATTCTTGACACCTCTTACAATTAATAAGTTCGAAGGGGATCCTTCTATAGCCACCAACGTTTATAATGTTAATCCTCCGTTCCCGCCAAACGAAGATCCCAAAAAGTATTACGAC GGCCCTATACCAAAAGAACTGAAAGAGGAAGACAGACTGGCAGCTACGATAGAGATAATTAGAGAAGATGCCATCATAATTCCTCGTGGTGCATGGTTTAAGTGTCCCAATGGGAACGTAATTGAAAATTTAAGTTTCGAAGGACTCAGTGTTACAGATGCTTCGTATTTAAAATCGTATTTGCACGCTCGTTCCCCACAACAAAAATGGAATACCAATTTACTTACGAGACCTGATTATAATTACGCAATAGATTTTTTAGATACAATTGATATGGATGTGCCATCAG gatGTTGGAATCTACAGTTTTTACATGGCAAACAATCAGTGATTTTACATAGTCTCTTTTGGCCTGGAATGACGTTTTATCATAAATTACATAGTCCacattatggatttctttacttTGGACATGGGAAAAAGAATATGGATATTGTCTTTATGTTGTAA
- the LOC117164922 gene encoding ankyrin repeat domain-containing protein 49 produces the protein MSSSGEESDQLTDLEAIRDRMLSQPRSERMQVSAWEDDDDGVEAERNAKEPDAKEILTAAENGELDKVQKLLMENPLLLECTDKDGYTPLHRACYGNHVAIVEYLLQAGAKIDAKTMDEWQPLHSACCWNNVECAMVLIANGADINARSKGDQTPLHLVSASSHNSPALQLLLLHPDINPRLVNSSGDTAEQIAKRTGKYYPMFEIIEDCLNVI, from the exons atgtcATCATCCGGCGAGGAAAGTGATCAATTGACGGATTTGGAAGCAATCCGTGATCGAATGTTAAGTCAACCACGAAGTGAACGTATGCAAGTTAGTGCATGGGAAGATGACGATGATGGAGTAGAGGCTGAACGTAATGCAAAAG aaCCTGATGCAAAAGAAATTCTGACTGCAGCGGAGAATGGCGAGCTGGATAAAGTGCAAAAATTATTAATGGAAAACCCGCTATTGTTAGAATGTACAGACAAAGATGGTTACACTCCATTGCATAGAGCATGTTATGGCAATCACGTAGCAATTGTAGAA TATTTACTTCAAGCAGGTGCAAAGATAGATGCTAAAACTATGGATGAATGGCAACCATTACATTCTGCATGTTGCTGGAATAACGTTGAATGTGCAATGGTATTAATTGCAAATGGAGCAGATATAAATGCCAGAAGTAAAGGAGATCAAACTCCTTTGCATTTAGTATCTGCAAGTTCTCATAATTCTCCTGCTTTGCAACTTCTTTTATTGCATCCAGATATAAATCCAAGATTGGTAAATTCAAGCGGAGATACAGCTGAACAGATTGCAAAAAGAACAGGGAAGTATTACCCAATGTTTGAAATTATTGAAGATTGCTTAAATGTTATTTGA